A stretch of Triticum aestivum cultivar Chinese Spring chromosome 1D, IWGSC CS RefSeq v2.1, whole genome shotgun sequence DNA encodes these proteins:
- the LOC123183181 gene encoding 3-ketoacyl-CoA synthase 4 — protein MNGGIAPPPAAAATEAETAATTPSHRRLPDFLQSVNLKYVKLGYHYLITHLITLLLLPLMAVIVLEAGRTDPDDLRQLWLHLQYNLVSVLVLSAVLVFGATVYVLTRPRPVYLVDFACYKAPDHLKVGFQEFLRHSALCGFSNDALEFQRKILERSGLSEETYCPEGMHAIPPEPTMANARAEAESVMFGALDSLFAATGVKPKDVGILVVNCSLFNPTPSLSAMIVNRYKLRGNVRSFNLGGMGCSAGVIAIDLARDMLQVHRGTYAVVVSTENITQNWYFGNRKSMLIPNCLFRVGCSAVLLSNRGADRRRAKYSLKHVVRTHKGADDKAFNCVYQEQDGEGKTGVSLSKDLMAIAGGALKTNITTLGPLVLPFSEQLLFFATLVSKKLFNAKVKPYIPDFKLAFEHFCIHAGGRAVIDELEKNLQLQPVHVEASRMTLHRFGNTSSSSIWYELAYMEAKGRVRRGDRIWQIAFGSGFKCNSAVWHALRNVKPSPSTPWDDCIDRYPVELVDGFPTHNHKQQQ, from the coding sequence ATGAACGGTGGCATCGCTCCGCCGCCGGCCGCGGCCGCGacggaggcggagacggcggcgaccaCGCCGAGCCACCGGCGGCTGCCGGACTTCCTCCAGAGCGTGAACCTCAAGTACGTGAAGCTGGGGTACCACTACCTCATCACCCACCTcatcacgctgctgctgctgccgctcatGGCCGTCATCGTCCTCGAGGCCGGCCGCACCGACCCCGACGACCTCCGCCAGCTCTGGCTGCACCTCCAGTACAACCTCGTCTCCGtgctcgtcctctccgccgtcctCGTCTTCGGCGCCACCGTGTACGTGCTCACCCGCCCCCGCCCCGTCTACCTCGTCGACTTCGCCTGCTACAAGGCGCCCGACCACCTCAAGGTCGGCTTCCAGGAGTTCCTCCGCCACTCGGCGCTCTGCGGCTTCTCCAACGACGCCCTCGAGTTCCAGCGCAAGATCCtcgagcgctcggggctcagcgAGGAGACCTACTGCCCCGAGGGCATGCACGCCATCCCGCCCGAGCCCACCATGGCCAACGCCCGCGCCGAGGCCGAGTCCGTCATGTTCGGCGCGCTCGACAGCCTCTTCGCCGCCACCGGCGTCAAGCCCAAGGACGTCGGCATCCTCGTCGTCAACTGCAGCCTCTTCAACCCGACGCCCTCGCTCTCCGCCATGATCGTCAACCGGTACAAGCTCAGGGGCAACGTCCGGAGCTTCAACCTCGGCGGGATGGGCTGCAGCGCCGGCGTCATCGCCATCGACCTCGCCCGGGACATGCTCCAGGTGCACCGCGGCACCTACGCCGTGGTGGTGAGCACGGAGAACATCACGCAGAACTGGTACTTCGGCAACCGCAAGTCGATGCTCATCCCCAACTGCCTCTTCCGCGTCGGCTGCTCCGCGGTGCTCCTCTCCAACCgcggcgccgaccgccgccgcgccaAGTACAGCCTCAAGCACGTGGTGCGCACGCACAAGGGCGCCGACGACAAGGCCTTCAACTGCGTGTACCAGGAGCAGGACGGCGAGGGCAAGACGGGCGTCTCGCTCTCCAAGGACCTGATGGCGATCGCCGgcggggcgctcaagaccaacatcaCCACGCTGGGGCCGCTCGTGCTCCCCTTCAGCGAGCAGCTGCTCTTCTTCGCCACGCTGGTGTCCAAGAAGCTCTTCAACGCCAAGGTGAAGCCCTACATCCCGGACTTCAAGCTGGCGTTCGAGCACTTCTGCATCCACGCCGGCGGGCGCGCGGTGATCGACGAGCTGGAGAAGAACCTGCAGCTGCAGCCGGTGCACGTGGAGGCGTCCCGGATGACCCTGCACCGGTTCGGCAACACCTCCAGCAGCTCCATCTGGTACGAGCTGGCCTACATGGAGGCCAAGGGCCGCGTCCGGCGCGGCGACCGCATCTGGCAGATCGCCTTCGGCAGCGGGTTCAAGTGCAACAGCGCGGTGTGGCACGCCCTGCGCAACGTCAAGCCGTCGCCCAGCACCCCCTGGGACGACTGCATCGACCGCTACCCCGTGGAGCTCGTCGACGGCTTCCCCACCCACAACCACAAGCAGCAGCAATAG